GTAATCAACCGAAATCGCACGGATTAACGGAACTTTGTTGGATTCCGCTTTTAATACAAGGTTTTCTGCTGTTGATGCCGCTTCTGATTGTGCAGGGTTTACGGCTGCATAAGCTGTAGCTGCTATGGTTGTTGCAGCAGCAATTTTCATTGCTTTTCTGAATTTTTTCTCCACTGTTGTTTCCACCTTTTCTAGGAATATAGTAAATTGCTAAATATTATATCTGTTTCCAGACCTGTTATTATCATAATTTGAAAATATTAGGATTTCATTATGATTTTATTGGTAATTTTGCTGTAGGTTGGAAAAGGGCCCGGCCCCTATTTTCACAGGGGCCGGACCCTTTACATTACTTTGATTTCTACATAAATCCCTTGTTTCATTTGCCGGGTATTTTCTGCTTTCCATTTTGGATGGACGATGAGCAAGTACTTTTCTTTCGATTGAAGGTTCTGTTTCGGTATGATTTTGATTGTTTTCTCATCAATTGATTGTACGTCCACCGGGACTTCTTTTCCGCCGAGCTGGATTAATTGAACATCTCTTGCCGTTGTTCCTGTCCAGTTCATTTTCATGTTCATTTTAATGGTAAATGTTTTCGTGACAGGTACGTTTTGAAGGGCAGGCAGCTTTTTGTAGCTGCGAATTGCTGCAACGAGCTGGTCACGATGGGATGCCAGCAGTTCCTCACCTTCTGCTGTTTTGACATTTGGCGCCACTCCGACCTCATGAACCGGCACCCCTTTTGGGGAGAAAAACTTGGCAGTCGTTAATTTTAAAACACTCTCATCACTTAATGGAAAAAACGACTGCATTGAGCCTTTGCCGAATGAGTTTTGTCCATATAAAATTGCACCTTTTTGTTCTTTTACAGAAGCTGATACCATTTCCGATGCACTGGCACTATAAGCGTTTATTAGAATATGGACCGGCGACGTAAATTTTGCAGACTGCGGAATCACATTAAATACATGGGGCTTGTTTGATTTATCACGCAGTTGAAAAGCTTTCGTAACGTTTGGGAAAAACCCGGCAACTTCCTGGGCCGCCGAAACATAGCCTCCGCCATTATCGCGAATATCAAAGATCCAGCCTTTTGCTCCTTTCAGTTTTTGAATAGCTGCAGAAATATCTTTAGCTGAATCAAGGGCAAAACTGTTTAAACGCACATAACCAATATTTCCGCCGAGCATCTCATATTCTACGTTTTGTATTTGAATAACTTCCCTGACAAGTGTTTGAGTAAAAGATTGGCCTGTATCAGGTCTTACATATGTAAGAGTAACCGAGGTGTTTTCTTTTCCGCTTAGGGAAGAAATGGCTGTTTGAACCGATTCACCTGCTAATGATTGTCCATTTATGTTCGTAATAACATCCCCGGTTTGAATTCCGGCCCGCTCAGCAGGACTTCCCGGAAATACAGCTAAAATCTTCACTCCCCTTGGATCTTCCTCCAGCATGACTCCAATTCCTACAAACTGGTTTTCAATTGCATTGGTAAATTCATTGAACTCCTCCGCCGTCATGTAAACAGAATAAGGATCGAGGTACCTTGTAATCTCTTTTATCGTCGGCTTATTTAACACCCAATCTGGAACATCTTCTACATAGTAATTGCGAATAATATCCCTGGCTTCATCAATCGGTTCAGCTGCTGAGACATAAGTTGTTGTTTGGGTAACAAACAGAAAGACAAGTAATACACTGAGATACTTTTTTAAATGCTGCATTGCCGCTATCCTCCGCCTTTTAAGAAAATGACATTATAGTAAAAAAATAGATTTATATACATTTTAAATAGAATGATAGGAATTTAAAAGAAGCAAATTTGGGAAATTTGAGGAAGGGGAGTAAATCCGTGAAGTAGATGAAAAGTAGCAATAATTTCTTACATTTAATTTCCAATTATAAAAATATATACTATACTAGATACAAAGATTAATAAGGAGGGAAAAATTACATATGAAGAAGTTTGTCGGACTGTTTTTATCATTATTTTTGCTCTTAGGAGCATACACGCCAACTACTTCTGCTGCAGATTTAAACTTCTGCGATCAATTTAAAGGCGTAAAGAAAATTTGGTGGGATGGAATGGAACTGAAGCCCGGCCAAATTGGACGATTAACTGTCTTACAAGATACTCCTCTTTATAAAGTAACCGGGGAGAAAAAAGTATTTGCACGAACATTAAAAAAAGGTGAGTTTTACCGAATTTACGCTTTTAAGCCGGGTATGTTAAGCGTCGGCGGGGGATATTATATCAATCGCGATACAAAAGTAAAATATGAAACACCTAGCCAGACGAAGTTAAGAGCTGTTCAATGTATCCACAATCCATATGGATCCAAAGGCAACCCATCTGTATTAGGAGAAGTATGGAATGTGAAAGTGAACGATTGGCTCGACGGCCAAAAACAGTATCAAATTACAATGGTAGATGCTGTGACTGACGGAAATACAGCTTGGCAAATGATTAAAGAGGCAAACATGTTTAATGCTCCGCCACCGGCAGGCAAGAAATATGTTCTTGCCAAGTTCAGAGTGAAACTAATAAAGTTTGAAGGTAAAACATTTGATGCATTTGACGTTAACCCGGGAAGGTTTGATGCAGTCAGCAAAAATGGCGTAGTGTATGATCTTGCCGTAGTTGTTCCACCGAAACCTCATCTATCTGAAATTTATGAAGGAGGAGAAACCGAAGGCTGGGCAGCATTCCTCGTAAATAGTAATGATGAACCTCGGATTGTATGGCAGCGCGGCCTCGCTGACGAAATCTGGTTCTCTTTGAAAAAATAATTCCTGTTATCCCTCTTGCGTGGACAGCAAGAGGGATTTTTAGTAAAAAGGATCGCTCTGTATTGAAGGAATCTGACCCTGCCTCATTTTTTATGAAAAAAGGGTTGCTCTGTTATTTCCGTTTAATAGTGAATAGGGGCTGACTCAAACAACCATGTCCTGAAAGACACCACGATAGATGAGTCTTCAAGATAAGACACCGTATAAAAACCAAAGGGTCAGACCTTTCCAAAACAATATATAGATAAACATTAATAAAATCATTCTATATATTGACATTGTTGGAGGGTGTCAGACCCTTTATTTTCAAAAAATTCTTCATTATCTTAATGATTTCCTGAAAAAATTTACCAATAAAAACAAATTAGTCGTATTTTAAAATATTCCAGTATCACGACTTTCACCTAAAAAAAGAAGACAGCTTTTGCTGCCTTCAAATTTTATTTTGACAATATCTTCTTCACTTTTGTAACCGCCGCCTTGGATCCGCCTTTATCTTGAACGTTCTCGAGCATCATTGCAATCAAGATTTCCGGTTGGTTTGCATTGTATGCGACAAAACTGCCGTTTTCGGTTCCTTTTTCTCCCTGATGCTTTTTAAACTCTGCAGTTCCGGTTTTACCTGCAATCGGATAACCATCTATTTTTGCGGTATGGGCGGTCCCCTGAGGATCTTCAACTACTTTTAGTAAATCACTGCTAATAAGATTTGCCTCGGCTTCGCTTATAATACTTTCGTGCCAGACTTCACCTTTGGCTTCCTTTTCAAGCAATACCGGCTTGATCATGTTTCCTTTATTGATAAACGGTGTATAGGAAGCAGCAAGGTGAACAATGCTCATTTCCACTTGTCCCTGGCCATATCCGGAGTCTGCAAGCTTAATTTCCGTATCCATTTCGCCAAGCTTGGAACTTTCGATTGGGAAAGTATAAGGGATTTCTTCTTCAAATCCAAACATTTTTAATCCTGTCGTAAACCTTTCTTTGCCAAGCTCAAGTGCCGTTTGGGCAAAATAAATGTTATCAGAGTAAACGAGTGCTTTTTCTAGGTTAACCGGACCTTTCGGATCTTTTACCCTTGTCACTTTGTAATTTCCCCACGAGTTTTCTTTCTGCCACTGTTTCCCCTTAACATTTATAGTTTTTTCAGGCGTAATCGCTCCTTCTTTTAAACCAATTGCAGCAACAAGCGGCTTAATGACCGAACCAGGGGCATATGTCGCCTTGAACCGCGTTAACAGGGGCTGATTTTTGTTATCTTGGAGTTCTTTCCACTGGCTAGATGACATTCCCAAAGCTGCTTTGTTTGGATCAAAGCTCGGACTGCTGACGAGAGCCATTGTTTCACCCGTTTTTGGATTAATGGCGGAGGCAGTACCTGGTTCACCATTCATTTCCTTAAACACTTTAGCCTGTAACTCAGCATCAATTGTTAATGTAATGTTTTCACCATTCTTTACCTCTTTTTCTGCAAGTAGAACTTCTGTTCCATCCGCTTTCTTTATCGTGATTTTTGCGCCGTTTTCTCCTTTTAGCTGTTCTTCGAGAACCTGTTCAAGCCCTCTTTTTCCAATCATGTCATTGCTTGAATAACCTTTGCCTTCTAGTTCTTTAAGTTCATCGGCTGTAATTGGACCTACATAACCAATTAAATGTGCGGCTGACTCTTTATATGGATATACCCTTGCCTCTACATCCTTTTTTAATACGGACGGGATTGAAACCAGTTTTTCAAGCAGCTCGCGTTCTTCCTTGGAAATTTTCTTTATCGGCACAAAATAATTTGGCTGTACCCAGCTTGCATTTAACAATTTATCGATTTTCTCCGGCTCCATTTCAAGAAGAGCAGCCACTTGATTAATAATTTCTTCTCGATGTTCTCCCATTTTTTCCGGAACAATCCCGATTTCATAGGCTGTTCCGTTAACCGCCAACCCGTTTCCATTTCTGTCAAGGATTTCGCCGCGTTTCGCCGGAATCGCCGATACTTGGATCTTGTCTCCTTCTTTTAGTTCTGGAAAGATAAACGTTGTATCCCAGTCAACATACCAATTTTTTTCATCTTCCCGTTCTTCTTTTACAAGCTTCGCAGAATGGTCAAATTTGATAGGACCGGCTAAACTGTTCATCTTCACCGAAAAAGGAAATTCGATTTCATCTTCTTTCGGTTTGCTCCCTTCCTCTGGTTTGTCAAATTTGACTTTTATATCGGTGATTTCCAGGTCTCTATAAATTTTTTCGTATCTGCTCGTGAATTCTTCCTTTGTCACCTTTTCTTTTACTTTGTCTGATAAAAATTCATACATTTTATCAAATCTTTGTTCGTTCCATAGCTTTATATACTCGTCAAAACGATCTTCTGGCTTTGGCTCTTTTTTGCAGCTTGCCAGCACAATAACTATGAATACCGTTAATAATAAATATATGGCTTTCCTCATATTTTTCCCCTCCTCTGTATTAATTTACCATTCTACTATTATTAGAACAATGCGGAAATCTCAAAGATTCTAAATACTTTATTAGTTCAAAATATATATCCAAGCACGCAGCGTCCAATTGGCGCATAGTTTTCTTTATATTCCAACTATATTCTCCCTATAGAAAATAAGAGGCTGACTCATAATCAAAGGTCAGATACAAAAGAAAGTGGAGAAAAACGGCTCGTTTTTCTCCACTTTCTTTATTTTAGGGACTGATCAGACAGACCCATTTTTAACAAAATTATACATTTCTTGTTCTTTTCCGCTAAATTTATCCCAAATTAACATAAAAAGTCGAATTTTGAAATATTCTAGTAACATTTTTTAATAGAACTGTAAACTCACTAAGATTACTTCTATGAGATAATACAGTCAGCAAATAGAGAGAGAAGAGATTACTAGGGAATATTGGGGTGCAACATGAAAAAGTTTGTTATTACATTTTTGGTAACCTTGACTCTGTTTTTTGTCGGAATTTCTGAAACAAATCATACATACGCAGCAACAAACTACAGCGTAAAAGCTTCTGCGATCGCCCAAAAATATGTGGGAGTGCCTTATAAATGGGGCGGAATTTCACCATCAGGATTTGATTGTTCTGGTTTAGTTTATTACTCTTTTAAACAAGCAGGAAAACCTCTTCCAAGAACTGCCGGTGAAATGTATAGAAAAGGTACTGCCGTTTCCAAAAAGAATTTAAGAAATGGCGATCTCGTATTTTTCAACACTAATAAAAAAGGGGCTTCCCACGTAGGAATATACATAGGTTCAAATAAGTTTGTTCATTCAAGTTCAAAAGGTGTCAGAATAGACTCCATGTCTAATCCATATTGGAGCAAAGTCTATCACGGATCAAAGCGAATGTAACCTCCTAACGTTAGGAGGTTATTTTTTTATTTCTTATGTGAGAGATTAGGAGATTTATGTAGAAAAAAGTGGGTTTTCAATCAGGAACAGGTCTTCGCAATATTAACGCGTTAAATCGTTGAGGGCCTGGCCCGCGCTGCGTTAATGCGTTAAAGAGATGAGTGCTGGACCCAAGTTAGGTTTGTTTTTTCATTTTATGAGCCGTTATTTTATAATAAAGTTTTTTTGAAAATTCCCCATAAAAACTTAACTCTATTCCGTCTTTCCTCCCCCCCTCCTCCTTCCCGGTTTTTTCGGGTATAATAAAAGAATGTGGTTCTTGAGTTACGGGAGGTTGACAGATGGCACCGATTCCTGATCATTATAGAGAAATGTTGGAGTTTGCGGCCAGGAATTTTCAAAAGATGCTGCGGCCGGAGGCAGCTGAGGATGCGAGTATTATGCAAAAAGGCATGATTCTTTATCGCCAAGGGATGGTTTATAAAATGAAGCTGGAAGACGAAGCAGTCTTTGCCTCTGTTCAGGATGTGTCGCCCGTTGATGTCCGGCTTGATTTGAACTTTCTTGAAGCGAGCGGCTGCTCCTGTCCGGTGGCAGGATTTTGCCGGCATCAGCTTGCAGTATTTTTTCAGGCCTATTCAAATGTTGGCAGTGTTGCTGACTGGCTTGAAGAATGGCGCCAGCCAATAAAGGAAAAATCTCTTGCTTCGACATGGGGGCTGCAGAAGGCGAAGGACCTGTTAAAAAGAAATGCAAAATTAGTGCTGTCCTATGAAAACTGGATCCGCGCCTTTGAAGAGAGCTTCGACTCGATCATGAACGGAAAGGGAGAGCCGAGGCCATATGTCGTCCTGGAACTTTTCCAAGTCTATATGAAGCGCGTAAAAGCAAGTACCCCGGTTGAGCGGGAATGGAAAACTCTTTACGAAC
The window above is part of the Bacillus methanolicus genome. Proteins encoded here:
- a CDS encoding S41 family peptidase, translating into MQHLKKYLSVLLVFLFVTQTTTYVSAAEPIDEARDIIRNYYVEDVPDWVLNKPTIKEITRYLDPYSVYMTAEEFNEFTNAIENQFVGIGVMLEEDPRGVKILAVFPGSPAERAGIQTGDVITNINGQSLAGESVQTAISSLSGKENTSVTLTYVRPDTGQSFTQTLVREVIQIQNVEYEMLGGNIGYVRLNSFALDSAKDISAAIQKLKGAKGWIFDIRDNGGGYVSAAQEVAGFFPNVTKAFQLRDKSNKPHVFNVIPQSAKFTSPVHILINAYSASASEMVSASVKEQKGAILYGQNSFGKGSMQSFFPLSDESVLKLTTAKFFSPKGVPVHEVGVAPNVKTAEGEELLASHRDQLVAAIRSYKKLPALQNVPVTKTFTIKMNMKMNWTGTTARDVQLIQLGGKEVPVDVQSIDEKTIKIIPKQNLQSKEKYLLIVHPKWKAENTRQMKQGIYVEIKVM
- a CDS encoding penicillin-binding transpeptidase domain-containing protein, whose protein sequence is MRKAIYLLLTVFIVIVLASCKKEPKPEDRFDEYIKLWNEQRFDKMYEFLSDKVKEKVTKEEFTSRYEKIYRDLEITDIKVKFDKPEEGSKPKEDEIEFPFSVKMNSLAGPIKFDHSAKLVKEEREDEKNWYVDWDTTFIFPELKEGDKIQVSAIPAKRGEILDRNGNGLAVNGTAYEIGIVPEKMGEHREEIINQVAALLEMEPEKIDKLLNASWVQPNYFVPIKKISKEERELLEKLVSIPSVLKKDVEARVYPYKESAAHLIGYVGPITADELKELEGKGYSSNDMIGKRGLEQVLEEQLKGENGAKITIKKADGTEVLLAEKEVKNGENITLTIDAELQAKVFKEMNGEPGTASAINPKTGETMALVSSPSFDPNKAALGMSSSQWKELQDNKNQPLLTRFKATYAPGSVIKPLVAAIGLKEGAITPEKTINVKGKQWQKENSWGNYKVTRVKDPKGPVNLEKALVYSDNIYFAQTALELGKERFTTGLKMFGFEEEIPYTFPIESSKLGEMDTEIKLADSGYGQGQVEMSIVHLAASYTPFINKGNMIKPVLLEKEAKGEVWHESIISEAEANLISSDLLKVVEDPQGTAHTAKIDGYPIAGKTGTAEFKKHQGEKGTENGSFVAYNANQPEILIAMMLENVQDKGGSKAAVTKVKKILSK
- a CDS encoding C40 family peptidase, with product MKKFVITFLVTLTLFFVGISETNHTYAATNYSVKASAIAQKYVGVPYKWGGISPSGFDCSGLVYYSFKQAGKPLPRTAGEMYRKGTAVSKKNLRNGDLVFFNTNKKGASHVGIYIGSNKFVHSSSKGVRIDSMSNPYWSKVYHGSKRM